One window from the genome of Bdellovibrio sp. NC01 encodes:
- the gatB gene encoding Asp-tRNA(Asn)/Glu-tRNA(Gln) amidotransferase subunit GatB, protein MSYRGYEAVIGIEIHVQLSTKSKIFCADSTEFNGSDNEHVSPVSAGMPGTLPVMNSRAVEYAIKTGLALGCNIRKKSIFARKNYFYPDLPKGYQISQYDQPICEHGSVSFKVDGVDKTISIARAHLEEDAGKSTHSGEYTLINLNRAGIPLLEVVTGPDLRSPAEAAEYGRTIRQIVRYLDVCDGNLEEGSMRCDCNVSVRKEGATQFGTKVEIKNINSFRFVEKAIEYEIERQIDAVERGEKIIQETRLWDPDKNRTFSMRSKEDAQDYRYFPDPDLLPLIVTDEMIEKYRKELPELPIARAKRFQDEQGLPESDALVLTTEKDLADFYEETAKVSKNFKSSANWIMTELLRELNTANKTIATSPIKPEQLGKMITLIDNGTISGKIAKTVFQEMWQSGKDPEAIIKEKGLVQITDPSAIEKIVDEVLAANAQNVEDHKSGKKKNLLGFFVGAVMKASKGQANPDLVNKILQEKLK, encoded by the coding sequence ATGTCATATAGAGGTTATGAAGCCGTCATCGGTATCGAAATTCACGTTCAACTTTCGACAAAAAGTAAAATCTTCTGTGCGGATTCAACAGAATTCAATGGCAGTGATAATGAACATGTATCTCCGGTCAGTGCAGGTATGCCGGGCACGTTGCCGGTCATGAATTCCCGCGCCGTCGAATATGCAATTAAGACGGGCTTGGCACTTGGCTGCAATATTCGTAAGAAATCTATTTTTGCGCGTAAGAATTATTTCTATCCCGATTTGCCAAAGGGTTATCAAATTTCCCAATACGATCAACCGATCTGTGAACATGGTTCGGTGTCTTTTAAGGTCGACGGCGTTGATAAAACGATTTCCATCGCCCGTGCGCATCTTGAAGAAGATGCTGGTAAATCGACACACTCGGGTGAATACACTCTGATCAATTTGAATCGTGCGGGTATTCCACTTTTAGAAGTCGTAACAGGCCCCGATTTAAGATCGCCAGCCGAAGCTGCTGAATACGGTCGTACGATTCGCCAAATCGTGCGCTATCTTGATGTTTGCGATGGCAACCTTGAAGAAGGTTCTATGCGTTGTGACTGTAACGTTTCAGTTCGTAAAGAAGGTGCCACACAATTCGGAACGAAAGTTGAAATTAAAAACATCAATTCATTCCGTTTCGTCGAAAAAGCGATCGAATACGAAATCGAACGTCAAATCGATGCGGTTGAGCGCGGTGAAAAGATTATTCAGGAAACACGTCTGTGGGACCCAGATAAAAATCGTACCTTTTCAATGCGCTCCAAAGAAGATGCGCAAGATTATCGTTACTTCCCAGATCCCGATTTGTTGCCACTGATCGTGACCGACGAAATGATTGAAAAGTATCGCAAGGAATTGCCAGAGCTGCCAATTGCTCGAGCTAAACGTTTCCAAGACGAACAAGGTCTGCCTGAATCAGATGCCTTGGTCTTGACGACGGAAAAAGACCTGGCTGACTTTTATGAAGAGACGGCGAAAGTTTCAAAAAACTTTAAGTCATCTGCAAACTGGATCATGACAGAGCTTCTGCGTGAACTGAATACGGCGAATAAAACTATCGCGACGTCGCCAATCAAGCCAGAACAGTTAGGTAAGATGATTACCTTGATTGATAACGGCACTATTTCTGGAAAAATTGCCAAAACAGTTTTTCAAGAAATGTGGCAATCAGGAAAAGATCCTGAAGCGATCATTAAAGAAAAAGGTTTGGTGCAAATTACCGATCCGTCTGCGATTGAAAAAATCGTTGATGAAGTTTTGGCTGCAAACGCACAGAATGTCGAAGATCATAAATCCGGTAAGAAGAAAAACCTTCTTGGTTTCTTTGTCGGTGCCGTCATGAAAGCATCCAAAGGCCAAGCGAATCCAGATTTAGTAAATAAAATTCTTCAGGAGAAATTGAAGTAG